The following proteins come from a genomic window of Rutidosis leptorrhynchoides isolate AG116_Rl617_1_P2 chromosome 10, CSIRO_AGI_Rlap_v1, whole genome shotgun sequence:
- the LOC139870562 gene encoding uncharacterized protein: MDKDNEARILLENNLQRYTETIKACDACQRHRTVQRLPKYDLISVSSAWLFCKWAIDIVGPFPRNVGNARYGLPNELVSDKGKQFAENPFKSWCADLSIRQTFTFVAHPQANGQVEVTNKEVVADEVPYVLWAHRTTPKRSTGETPFSLVYGTEAVIPAEICVPTHRVLVFDVENNSSVLRKNLNLLEERRIMAAIRQANAKQRMTKYYNKRVRHVQFREGDLVLRDNEASRQAK, encoded by the exons ATGGATAAAG ATAATGAGGCAAGGATATTATTGGAAAACAATTTACAGAGATACACAGAGACAATCAAAGCGTGTGATGCATGTCAGCGGCACAGGACCGTCCAGCGTTTGCCAAAATATGATTTAATCTCAGTTTCATCTGCATGGCTATTTTGCAAGTGGGCAATTGATATAGTAGGACCATTCCCAAGGAATGTTGGTAATGCAAG GTATGGTTTACCAAATGAACTTGTAAGTGATAAAGGTAAACAGTTTGCAGAAAATCCGTTCAAAAGTTGGTGTGCGGATTTGAGCATTAGACAAACATTCACCTTTGTTGCTCACCCACAAGCAAACGGCCAAGTTGAAGTGACAAACAAGGAAGTTGTAGCCG ATGAAGTACCATATGTTCTGTGGGCTCACCGTACAACGCCAAAACGGAGCACGGGTGAAACGCCATTCAGCTTGGTGTATGGCACTGAAGCAGTAATACCAGCTGAAATCTGTGTACCAACACATAGGGTTTTGGTATTTGATGTAGAAAACAATTCATCCGTCTTGCGTAAAAACTTGAATTTATTGGAAGAGAGGCGAATCATGGCCGCTATCCGGCAAGCGAATGCTAAGCAGCGAATGACAAAATATTATAATAAACGGGTTAGGCATGTGCAATTCAGAGAAGGAGATTTGGTGTTAAGGGACAATGAAGCAAGCAGACAAGCAAAGTAA